One Gigantopelta aegis isolate Gae_Host chromosome 1, Gae_host_genome, whole genome shotgun sequence genomic region harbors:
- the LOC121373022 gene encoding putative cyclin-dependent serine/threonine-protein kinase DDB_G0272797/DDB_G0274007, whose protein sequence is MEIEWQQTAIVCNIEPSPVELQVLWIDLQRQRGHQLRYQRNGKGEIPVRKKYKTTNRCRRRRASQTHQYSPKQGHSYQFSPKQGYTHQYSPKQDHSHQYSSKQGHSHQYISKQGHSYQCSPKLDHSHQYSHQQDHSHQYSSKPDHSHQYGPKPDHSHQYSPKLGHSHQYSPKHGHSYQYSANQGHSHQYSSKEGFSHQYSLRQDHSHQYNPRQGHSHQYSPKLDYCHQYSPSQ, encoded by the exons ATGGAAATAGAATGGCAGCAAACTGCGATAGTATGCAACATTGAACCGAGTCCAGTGGAACTACAG GTATTATGGATAGACCTTCAAAGACAAAGGGGACACCAGCTCAGGTACCAGAGGAACGGCAAAGGAGAGATCCCTGTGCGGAAGAAGTACAAAACAACCAACCGATGTCGGCGACGCAGAGCCAGCCAAACTCATCAGTACAGCCCCAAGCAGGGCCACAGTTACCAGTTCAGCCCCAAGCAGGGCTACACTCACCAGTACAGCCCCAAACAGGACCACAGTCACCAGTACAGTTCCAAGCAGGGCCACAGTCACCAGTACATCTCCAAGCAGGGCCACAGTTACCAGTGCAGCCCCAAGCTGGACCACAGTCACCAGTACAGCCACCAACAGGACCACAGTCACCAGTACAGCTCCAAGCCGGACCACAGTCACCAGTATGGCCCCAAACCAGACCACAGTCACCAGTACAGCCCCAAACTGGGCCACAGTCACCAGTACAGCCCCAAGCATGGCCACAGTTACCAATACAGCGCCAATCAGGGCCACAGTCACCAGTACAGCTCCAAGGAAGGCTTCAGTCACCAGTACAGCCTAAGGCAGGACCACAGTCACCAGTACAACCCCAGGCAGGGTCACAGTCACCAGTACAGCCCCAAACTGGACTACTGTCACCAGTACAGCCCCAGTCAATAG